The sequence below is a genomic window from Cobetia sp. cqz5-12.
CGCGCCATCTGCGGCTGGCGCAGGCGTAACAGGATGTGGCTGGCGGCCATCAGTGCGTAGGAGACGGTCGCCCCCACCACCGCCATGCCCAGGATCAGATCGCCTTCACCGGTCAGCGAGACCAGGAAGCCGAAGACGCCCGGCACCACCAGCGCCCAGGACGGCGCCTTGCGCTTGCTGGTCAGCGACAGCGCCTTGGGCAGGTAGCCGGCTCGTGACAGCGCGAACACCAGACGGCTGTAGCCGTAGATGATCGAGAAGAACGAGGCCACCAGCCCGGCCAATGCCAGCACGTTGACCAGCGTCGCCAGTCCTTCGCTGCCAGTCGCGTTCAGCGCATCCACCAGCGGCACGGCACTGCTGCCGATCGCCTCGGCGCCCGCGGCGCCGGCCAACAGGAAGACGACGAGCACGGCGGTGAACATCAGAAACAGCATGGCGCCGATGATGCCACGCGGAACATCACGAGCCGGATTGCGCGATTCCTCTGCCGCCAGCGGCACCCCTTCCACGGCCAGGAACAGCCACATGCCGAAGGGCAGCGCGGCCCAGATGCCATACCACCCATTGGGCATGAAATCGCTGGCGCCCCAGGCATCCGTCGGCGCGATGTCGAACAGGCGGCTGCTGTCGAAATCACCGATCAGCGCGACCGCGGTGGCGATGATAGCGAACACCGCCAGGCCGCTGATCACCATCATCACCTTGAGCGCCTCGCCGACCCCCGCCAGGTGGATGCCGATGAACACCAGGTAGAAGATGGCGTAGATGATCGGGCCATTGATGCCCAGAAGCGACTCAACCGCGCTGCCGATGAAGATGACGAT
It includes:
- the eat gene encoding ethanolamine permease — encoded protein: MTRDTKEQDYLARRQLKKGTAGWILLAGLGVSYVISGDFAGWNFGIAEAGWGGFAIAALLMGIMYLALVLSLAEMSAAIPAAGGGYSFARQAMGPAGGYLTGLAVLIEYALAPAAIVIFIGSAVESLLGINGPIIYAIFYLVFIGIHLAGVGEALKVMMVISGLAVFAIIATAVALIGDFDSSRLFDIAPTDAWGASDFMPNGWYGIWAALPFGMWLFLAVEGVPLAAEESRNPARDVPRGIIGAMLFLMFTAVLVVFLLAGAAGAEAIGSSAVPLVDALNATGSEGLATLVNVLALAGLVASFFSIIYGYSRLVFALSRAGYLPKALSLTSKRKAPSWALVVPGVFGFLVSLTGEGDLILGMAVVGATVSYALMAASHILLRLRQPQMARPYRTPGGIVTSSIALVLSLIALTGVYAFDPRAFNYTVVLFVVGIAYYAIFSRHQLVAKTAEEEFALVANAESDLAAS